One part of the Streptomyces nigra genome encodes these proteins:
- a CDS encoding gamma-glutamyltransferase family protein, translated as MTVLRPELTGTLGGVAATHWLASAVGMGVLERGGNAFDAAAAAGFALQIVEPHSNGPGGDVVIAVYSRASDTVRVICGQGPMPQAATIDAFAARGVKQIPAGGLLPATVPGAFGAWMRLLGEYGTMPLESVLEPAIGYASRGYPLLPAAATTIDAMSGLFRTHWSESARVYLPGGAAPAPGTRMRNEVLADTYRRIVREAKGTSADREAQIEAAHTAFYQGFVAEAIDRFARTADVFDSTGSSHRGLLTGDDLATWQPSVEEACVLPYGDFTVHKPGPWSQGPVFLQQLALLEGCDLRGMGLGSGAYVHTVAEAAKLAFADREAWYGDPDHTPVPLDELLAPGYNARRRALIGEEADLDPQPGRPGGAQPWIPQPDPQEPGVDEPEWVAHLRSGLPTVTPAGPRAGAGNTCTVAVADAWGNLVVAVPSGGWLKSSPVIPGLGFALGTRGQTAWLSEGHPNSLAPGRRPRTTLSPTIVLRDGAPFLAFGTPGGDQQDQWTLHAFLAVAVFGLEPQAAAELPAWHIDHFAQSFAPRLSRPGVVVVEGSFDAEVLAELERRGHRLDVVPRSTLGKVCSAGVDPATGFLRASAGPRGRQAYAVCR; from the coding sequence ATGACCGTTCTGCGACCGGAGCTGACCGGAACCCTCGGCGGCGTCGCCGCGACGCACTGGCTCGCGTCCGCCGTCGGCATGGGCGTCCTGGAACGCGGTGGCAACGCCTTCGACGCGGCGGCAGCCGCCGGGTTCGCCCTCCAGATCGTCGAACCGCACTCCAACGGACCGGGCGGCGACGTCGTCATCGCCGTCTACTCCCGCGCGAGCGACACGGTCCGTGTCATCTGCGGACAGGGGCCGATGCCGCAGGCGGCCACCATCGACGCGTTCGCCGCCCGGGGCGTCAAGCAGATACCCGCCGGCGGTCTGCTCCCGGCTACCGTGCCCGGCGCCTTCGGGGCATGGATGCGCCTGCTCGGCGAATACGGCACGATGCCGCTGGAGTCGGTCCTCGAACCGGCCATCGGCTACGCCTCGCGCGGTTATCCGCTGCTGCCCGCCGCCGCGACGACCATCGACGCCATGTCCGGACTCTTCCGCACCCACTGGAGCGAGTCCGCCCGCGTCTACCTGCCCGGCGGTGCGGCGCCCGCGCCGGGGACGCGGATGCGCAACGAGGTGCTGGCCGACACCTACCGCCGGATCGTGCGTGAGGCGAAGGGGACGTCGGCCGACCGCGAGGCGCAGATCGAGGCCGCGCACACCGCCTTCTACCAGGGCTTCGTCGCCGAGGCCATCGACCGCTTCGCCCGCACGGCCGACGTGTTCGACTCGACCGGCAGCTCGCACCGCGGCCTGCTGACCGGCGACGACCTGGCCACCTGGCAGCCGTCCGTCGAGGAGGCGTGCGTACTGCCGTACGGCGACTTCACCGTCCACAAGCCCGGCCCCTGGTCCCAGGGCCCGGTCTTCCTCCAGCAGTTGGCGCTGCTGGAAGGCTGCGACCTGCGTGGCATGGGTCTCGGCAGCGGCGCGTACGTCCACACCGTCGCGGAGGCGGCCAAGCTCGCCTTCGCCGACCGGGAGGCGTGGTACGGCGACCCGGACCACACCCCGGTGCCGCTGGACGAACTGCTGGCACCCGGATACAACGCGCGGCGGCGCGCACTCATCGGCGAGGAGGCCGACCTCGACCCGCAACCGGGCCGGCCGGGAGGCGCCCAGCCGTGGATCCCGCAGCCGGATCCGCAGGAGCCGGGCGTCGACGAGCCGGAGTGGGTGGCCCACTTGCGCAGCGGCCTGCCCACCGTCACCCCGGCCGGGCCCCGGGCCGGCGCCGGGAACACCTGCACGGTCGCGGTCGCCGACGCCTGGGGAAACCTGGTCGTCGCCGTGCCGAGCGGGGGTTGGCTCAAGAGCTCACCGGTGATCCCCGGCCTCGGCTTCGCGCTCGGCACCCGCGGCCAGACGGCCTGGCTCAGCGAGGGGCATCCCAACTCGCTGGCCCCTGGACGGCGTCCCCGCACCACCCTGAGCCCCACCATCGTGCTGCGCGACGGCGCCCCGTTCCTCGCCTTCGGCACCCCTGGCGGCGACCAGCAGGACCAGTGGACGCTCCACGCGTTCCTCGCCGTCGCCGTGTTCGGCCTCGAGCCGCAGGCGGCAGCCGAACTCCCCGCCTGGCACATCGACCACTTCGCCCAGTCGTTCGCGCCGCGTCTGTCGCGGCCCGGTGTGGTCGTCGTGGAGGGCTCGTTCGACGCCGAGGTGCTGGCGGAGCTGGAACGCAGGGGCCACCGGCTGGACGTGGTGCCGCGCTCCACGCTCGGCAAGGTCTGTTCCGCCGGTGTCGACCCGGCCACCGGTTTCCTGCGGGCCTCAGCCGGCCCGCGCGGCCGCCAGGCGTACGCGGTGTGCCGTTGA
- a CDS encoding FMN-binding negative transcriptional regulator, translated as MFVPSHYRIQDENWHRRIIDGHPLATLTTNGPTVPWASRLPALVAPGEPRTGPLAGTELYGHLNRANPHWKALTDGGYARLMFDGPGGFVTPAVYPDGPSAPTWNFAAVHVCGKLRLIDDPEETLQVVRWTAQRLEERFGAGWDQTSSVGYFRRLLPGVGAFRLRVEEVEGLFKFSQEKPADVQESVIRRYEADESGAGRALAHLMREAGMGRTAEVAPAGATADGARGVCPF; from the coding sequence ATGTTCGTGCCCAGCCATTACCGGATCCAGGACGAGAACTGGCACCGCCGGATCATCGACGGCCATCCGTTGGCGACGCTCACCACCAACGGCCCCACGGTGCCGTGGGCGTCGCGGCTGCCCGCCCTCGTCGCGCCCGGCGAGCCCCGGACCGGCCCGCTCGCCGGCACGGAGCTGTACGGGCATCTCAACCGCGCCAACCCGCACTGGAAGGCGCTCACCGACGGCGGCTACGCCCGGCTGATGTTCGACGGGCCGGGCGGGTTCGTCACCCCGGCGGTCTATCCGGACGGCCCGTCCGCTCCGACATGGAACTTCGCGGCCGTCCACGTGTGCGGGAAGCTGCGGCTGATCGACGATCCGGAGGAGACGCTCCAGGTCGTCCGCTGGACCGCCCAACGCCTCGAGGAGCGCTTCGGCGCCGGCTGGGACCAGACGTCCTCGGTCGGCTACTTCCGACGGCTCCTGCCGGGAGTCGGAGCGTTCCGGCTCCGCGTCGAGGAGGTGGAGGGCCTCTTCAAGTTCAGCCAGGAGAAGCCGGCCGACGTGCAGGAGTCGGTGATCCGGCGCTATGAGGCCGATGAGAGCGGTGCCGGCCGTGCCCTCGCCCACCTGATGCGCGAGGCCGGGATGGGACGGACGGCCGAGGTCGCGCCGGCCGGTGCGACGGCGGACGGCGCCCGCGGGGTCTGCCCGTTCTGA